The stretch of DNA CGTTACCTAACCCGTTCTCCTGCAGCTCTCCATCGACAGCATCAAACAGAGGAAGTAGTCTCTTTGACTTGATGACTCTGTGTTTCCCGTTTGTTTCCTTACCATGAAAATGCCCATTCCCATTCTCAAACGTTTTAACTTCCTCCCCGTCCTCTTCGTTATTAAGATCAGTGAGTTTCTCTTCAAGAAACTTCAATCTCCCTAGAATCGAAAGCCTCTCTCCTTCGTAATCATCTAAACACTCATCAAGACGAAGCACAACATCATCAACCGGTGTATTCTCCATCTCACTATCACTATATTTCCAATCTGAAACCCCTTCAACGTTCTTATGATCATGATGTACCTCaccgttgttgttgttctcaTCAGACTCCCCATTGTTTCTATACGAATCAACAGAGGAATCTCTCATTCTCCTCCTCAACATCCCCATCTTCTCTTTAGCTTCAAACTCCTCCAATCTCTTTCTATACACTTCAAGCTCTTTCTCCAGCTCAgcgttctctttctctctattcaCCATGAGCTCATTCAACAACTGCAACGCTTCTTGATCGAACTCAGCTTGTTCCTCCATCATTCTCTGATACTGCAACGCTTCCATCTGCATCGCGGATTTCTCCTCATGCAACCTGTTGATCATCGCCATTGTTTCATTGGCAGCAATTGCAGACGCGTTCCTCTCTTCCTCCAGCTCTTCGTATAAAGCAGTAAGTGCTTTCCTCTCTTCTTGTAACTCTAACTTCAACTTGTCCACGGTGAGTACAACTCCTCCTTCAGAACATTCAATACCATCAACCGATTCTGTTCTTCGCTCTAAGTGAAACATAGCATTATGTAGACTATGCGATCTTTCCAATAAAGGAGGAGTTTCTCGAAACCGTTCCTCATTGATGTTTGTTATTGTTCTGAACTCTAAtgtatcctcctcctctgtttcatctAAAAGAAACGctcaaatcaaaaacagaacacaCCATATGCAAAAACGTAGGTTTGTGTATGTATAAATTAGTTACCATGATCATTGTCAACGTCGTCGTTAGGATTGAGTTGTTGTTGGGATGTAACATCTCCGAGTTGCTCGTGATCAGGAATCTCTGTACCTATAGAAACCTCCGCATCTGTTTCTGTTTCGTTGTcgttgtcgtcgtcgtcgttatGCATTTGGAGCGAATCATCTGTTGAAGGACCTGCAAATATATACTCACCAAACTCATCAAACAAATACACGGCAAGATTGTTAGAAACTTCAGTTTAAAGCTACGCAAAGAATGTTACCTAGATTCGTCGTCACCGCATCCTCCGCTTTGGATTTATCAGCTGCCGTGATTAttacttcttcctcctcctcagctTTGGATTCATTAGCAGCAGTGATGATGACCTCTTCCttctccacctcctcctccgccgtgaATTCAGGCTCAGCGCCGAAATCGAGAATAAAATCACCGTTAATATCGGAAATCTCACGAACTTCATCGCTAGGTTTGTAGAATTCAACAGGAATCAAATGGCAGTCTTCTTCATCGATATAGAACTCAAGGTTTTGCTTAGGTGCAGACTCTGAAGTCTCGACCTCTACAGCCAGATCCACTTtgtttccatcttcttcttcttcttcttcttcttcttcaaccttctcTTCTACTGTAATAACCTCTTTGTTACAGTCGTAACTTGATACATAGCACGAGAACTCCTCATctatatcatcatcttcttcttcttctatcttctcctctgtttcagAATGATTCAAATTCACGGATCCtgtatttttatcatcatcttcttgttcgAGTACGAAGATGGATCGAGGAAACTTAAGACCATTGTAAACCTGGCCTTCATCTCCGATCGGATAATCTACAATCCCCAAATCAGACTCGATCGGAGCACATAGTGACGAACTTATCTTACCACCAACCAAAAAATCCTTGTGAGATTCTTCAACGAAACCACCGTTTGATTCTTCTTGAACAACAGGTTTGGAATGAGTGTGATGACCACCACGAAACCGTTGTTGTTGTGAATTAGAAATCTCGAGAGCGTGATCGTCGCAGAGGAGATCTCTAGGGGAAGGAGATTTACGGGAAGGATGGAAGAAACGATCGAGTCGAGAGCAGAAGAGACAAGGACGTTTGAGACCGAAGTAATCAGCGAATCTGAGGATgagataagagaagagagagttgagaagaatgaagaagattagTGACCATTCGAGAAAAGCGTAGACGAGGATTAAAGTGATTCTGTTTGTTTTCCGGTGGATCAGAGTCGCGAATCTGTTAGCCGCCATGGACGACGATAAAgcttttaattgtaaaaaatctgatatttacagagagagagagagagagagagagagaatgggaGAGAAAAAGTGTTGTTGTGTTGGGGAGACGAAGTTAGGAAGGAGAGAAAGACTTGTCAGCTTATAAGTAAGTTAGCCGGAGAAATCAGACCGACCACGAgactttttcattattttatttttgagttgaaaattttgattttttgacaactaacatttgattttttattttttttatatttgtttcaaaataaatgttaagagttaagggaaaaaaaaaatttatggatAAGTGAAAGGATTAATGTCAAAAATGTCATGTATGTTATAAGGATAGATATCTAAAATAACCATTTTTGTGATTGTATATTACTCAGTTTGGATAACTTATAAAATGTCTTTTTCTTATCTGGAAAAATATATTCCGAAAATGACTAAAGATGCACAATTTATATCATGTAGACATTACAACATATAAACTACAATcgctgccaaaaaaaaaaacgtataacCATAGTCTAAAATTTTGACAGTTGTTATATGGTGTATGTtctaaatcaaatgaaaatatatttggatATGATCTGTTTCTATGACGTATGGATCATGGTGTATGTACATGTTAAATTTGAATGATCAAGTTTTATGTAGGCGTAATAAGattattatcttttttcattttgtttttttttttttaataatttgtctTTGCCAATGTGGGTTTACTAATCGTTATGTTATtgcataaaattatttttattttataattaaataacaaataaagattgtttttttattttgttttctcttaactCGAAATATTATTGATTTGTAATTTCAATACAATGACTGGTTCAAGTTGCTTCAAGTTCATATGAATGTTTCTAAACGTTGCATCTCTATGTTGCTAAGAGATAAATGTTGCGACTGACAATAACCAAATACAAAGACTTCACATTCAAgagatattattttgtttttgaaaactaatttgTCTTTGCCAATGTGGATTTGTGTGGGTTTACTGATCGTTATGTTAtgcataaaattatttttattttataattaaataataaataaaaattgttttttttgttataagggTAGATTTTATTCATAACATGTTAGGTTACACATGTTAATGCTTAAAGATGAATAAAGATGACTTATGtgagatattttaaaatattatatcatataagAGCTAATAGACTTGGGTAGCTACCTCAAAAATTATAAGTATActattaaaaatgttattaattacatatttggCCAAGATATCAATATACGATTTTTAATtcagtttcaaaatttaaagCATTTCTATTAGttattcttatttatatttaaaaataaattagcaCTAGAATgaatatctgattttttttactaatggtGCAAGAGTACCGACTATAacgattttaaaaaatattttattttcctttattattagatcttaagataattttatattgtttttgcaAATATGCtgtatatattagttttaaatttgtcGAACACAAAGATAAATGCAATTAAAGTCATCAAATATAAGATGCCATTATGATTTTCTCTTCATTATAGTTTGTTAATAACATGCCATAATCGCTCATCTTCAATTTGATAACCAAACATGAATTTCATATGACCTACCaccaattatatttatattttaatccttataaaaatgatacatgaacgTTTTTCATGTAGAATTCAAAACATAAGGTTATATAAAAAGGATATTGTACAAAAGATGAACTCTATACGAACAAACACATTGATTATAATAGATCATTAAATTAAATACGGTTGACATCTAATTTAAACTCTTTTTCAagccataatttttttttctttccaatacTTACATAAAAATATGAGAACATATCAATactttgaaatatataaaaggCGGGGTGGGATTTGTGTAGCAGAAAGCTACTGATTTATTTTactgtttcttttgttaagatactgattttattgattaaacATGGCTCGTGACGCAATCATAAtgttgaatttttatttttaagttttattattttagcaaaaaaaaggaaaaaacagtttttaagtaagaaaattaaataaaaaatggccACGTGGTTTATATGACCCGCCACTCCGTCTTTAACTTTGGAGAATGGGCCCAAACCTGTGACCCACATGCGCATAAAAGGGCCCACACTTTTAACACACCAAAACTTGCATACAAATTATTATTCTCTCAAACACCCAACAAATTTTATCTAATCTAATCTATAATAATAACTCGTGAAAGGTTTGGCTTggttactatattttatttttgtaagtaGTCACATATTTTGTCTAGATATGGCGTATGGTATGAATgaagtttttattaatttaaacatGAACTAATAATATAACATCTCGTTGAACATATTTAGTTGTTCATTGTTGAAAACATGTGTCTGATTACTCTAGATATAAAGTAATATTGACTGATAGAAACTAAAAGTAtcagatataaataaataatgcataTTATGTTTTTGTACAAGTACTACAATGAATTGAAATCGTTACTCAAAAGTGGGTAACAATTTTTCCTTTAGTTTCCTTTTATTAAACACCACTttacttctttcatttttttgacCAAGTTATATAACTAGGCCCCGTAAGGATCACCAAAAGAGACGACAAGACCTTAATTGTTACAGCTTTATACCAAAATCCAAAATGAAAGATTACCTACATTTTGTTTATCGAATGTAAGAAATAGTGGTTTTGAAGTTGTTTTACCAAAGAGCTAAACATGGTTGATAAAAACTTGGACGGTATCTAATTTTAAAAGTAGACATAATTCATTAACAATTACATTTGTAACGTGTTTGGAGTGTGGAGAAGGTAATAGATATTCCAAATTAGCAactataataaagaaaatttgattggGGAAAAAAATCAAGAGTTCATATGGACCAGTCTAACATTATGTGccactttctatttttataattcaCATCAAAATCGaattcattttaaatttaattagacCGCGtccattttataaaaaatactgACGGGACATTTCAACATTGTGATGAaatgttataataatattattctgtTCGTTAGCTGAATGGTTCACATTTGACATCATATGGACATACAAATTTTGACCTTTTCGAAGACACATATTacaattaatgtatatataatgtcCTTTTTTTGAGCTCGTGGCCTTATCAAACATAAATCGCGTGTTGTCGAAGAGATAATCATCAGCGAATGTAATGTAAGTATCATAGTAATTAGTATTCAAAGGGGCCAATATATCCACTAAAAACTTATATGTCAGAATTTAATACATTTTATAGGAAGGTATTATTAACCAGATCAAATATTCGATTACATACGTGATATTGGGAACTTGTGCATTAGGGATCTTGTAAGTTCTGATTTATGTTTTagcaacaaaataatttttgtgaATGAAAAGGGCCATGTGGTGTTGGGCGTGGCTCATATACAAAGTTTAATGACAGGTCACTCACACCTCACTATTTTGTTGCCTAATAATCTACTAGTACTTATTTATATAACATAGAATCTTTCCAAAATCTTGTTTAGTTTGGAGAACATTCATATCACACTAGTAGTTTTCAGATTTCTAAGCTATAATATTGGTATGTGCATGCATCTATTATCAATACAGTTAAAACTTTCACATCATTTCTTGATCTTTTCGTTGATGATGTAGAATTAAAACAGAAGATAATGTGAACCGCTCTTAagcaaatacatatattttaaatggaaGTTTATAATACTATGTACTTATTTGATTTTATCATAGAAAACAAGAAAGGAGAAGCGACCTCAATGATTAACATTCGTCGGCTGAATCAATATTGAGactttaaaattcaaaaaaaaaaagaaaagaaaatggtgGTGGGGTTTGCAGCCTAAGCTTTTAGGTTAAGCCTTTAACATGTGATTAACTTTCAACACCAATGGCGCTCCAAAATCccggaaaagaagaaaatgatttcGATAACTCACTTAGGATTCTAAAAATTGTGAGAACTTAGAATAACTCGCTAGTCACTTCCATGATATTTAAAAGCTGTGGTATATAACACTTTATCTGTAACTAAGAAGGGGTTCATTGTTAAGAGTAATTCGTAAAACAATAGACAATAGTAATGATTAACATTGTACTGAAGAAAACAGCAACAAGGTGACTTAAATATATCTTGAAcgttttttatcttttttgttttttgttctcatcacatatactttttttaaaaaagtgggTCTAATATTTACCACATGGGAAGTTAAAGAGTTTAAGATTGTAGGTTTACAAGTTTAAATTTAGAGTTTAATTTTGTAAGAAGTCATATGATAACTCTTACGTGTTATCAATTTAACCGGTTGTCCTTGACATTtttgcctatatatatatatatactatatgacCAATTCTAGAAGTATATATCATGTAGACATGAATATTCGTATTAGAGATCTAAGGCGATGAGtcttataataaatatatattagatacatggtatgtttttttatatctagAAGTATTCCAACAAAGTAAAGATATAAaggaaagaattaaaaatatatatataaatcatatcaagaagagagattaaaaaaaaaaaaaagagtagaaagagtaaaaATGGTGAGGGAAATGATGGTGAATTGAGGGCTGTTGAAGAGAGGTGGGGGATCTTTTGTCCCCTCTTTTTTATTCCTTACTAAAAAGTATAAACAACCATTATATAATTCTGTAATAAATAGAATAATCTTGAGTAAAATCATATAAGAtgttcttttgtatttttaccCTGACTAACGTTAAGGGTTCTTAAcgtaaaacacattttttacaTAGGAATAGAATCTtgcaaatctttttaaaaaacgtaGTAAATATAAAGCAATAGTGAAACAAAGCATGTTGTGTGTCATGGGAGATTCATGTCTTGTTACCCGTTTCAACATCCCTGCAAGAAGAGACATTGGAATGTCTCTGTCTGTGTCCCAACTGTGAAAAACATTTAGGGACAGTTTTTGTCTGGTTCACTCTCAGGTTCTGCATTTGTAGCATACCACACCCCCCAGTCCATCAGGTCTCTCTTTATGTACTGAGTGAGGATTAGTCAATATAGCTTATAAGCAAGCAACCTACATCTCACAACAAGCTACTGTGAAATGAAATAACTTTATCCGTATCAGGTTTCAATAGTTTCTCACCTtaattgaacaaaataaaatcattggcCCATTTCCTTACTATCTACAACAAAGCAAATCACTCTCCAAGTTATCTTCACTTGCTCAGTCATTATTCAGCTATAGCTTTCTACTGAAGAAGAATTATAATCGAATATCGAAATGGTGTTTCTTTGTGGGTTCAAAGCATTTTTTTAGCCTCCTAGTCCTAGATAATGATCACTGTCACATTTTCACCATTCTTGatatttctttggttttttctaCTCTGATTTACATCAATTTACTAACTTTCAAGTAATCAAGTGCCACAACTTTCAAAAACATGAACtactaaattataattataaaacacGAAGATGCAATCACAAAATTTGGAATGagatttgttgtttttctttcattttttgtaGATAAAACCACTATATGCCAAAATCAACATGGGACCTCCAAATGACACGTAGGATTAATACGATTCAGACGAAAGCCATCCTAGAACTAACTCTCTACCATTAGAATTTAGAACCAATCTCAAGAGATAAGGAAACttcacaacccaaaaaaaaaaaaaacagaacagacagAAACATAGAGATGAGCCGTTGCGGCTCTCTTGGGCTCTGTGCCCCGAATGCTTTGTCATCTCTCTCCTTGAAGCCTCGCAGTGTGAAATCTACTCTCTGTATTTCATCTCACTCCAAAGCCAACGATGCTCTTCATCATGTAAGACTTCTTTAACTTAAGTGTAGAGTCATCAACAAGAATCTTCATGTAAGAGTACTTCTTTAACTTAAGTGCTTACTACAGAATGTTGCCAAGATGAGAGCAAAGGCTGGTGATTTCTTTGGAGCAAAGAAGACAATCTTGGCAGCTCAACTCGGGACAGTTCTTGCCACGGTAACAACACACATATGAGACCTAAATCATCTGATTGAAACAATGAGAAAACAATGGGGGTAACTGAAGTTCTTTAGTTTTGTTCTTTCAGATTGATCATCCGGCGTTGGCAATAACAGGAGTCAACAACCAGCAGGAGTTAAGCAGTGTCGTGCTCGATATCGCAATCATATCAGTATGGTACTTCCTTGTAATGCCAGTAAGTTTGAAGACAGACACTGTTGTATATTCAAAGAAATAGAGGATTCATGTTTCTGAATGGTGGTTTGTATACTATGTTTTGTGTTAGCCAATCATCATGAACTGGCTGAGAGTAAGATGGTACAGAAGAAAGTTTTTCGAAATGTATTTACAGTTCATGttcgtcttcttgttcttccccgGGTAAGCAAAGGTCACACACTCATTTCCATCAATGCCTttaatctcaaatctctctaGTCCTTATCAAGTTGTTATAACTTTTGCAGGCTACTGATATGGGCACCATTTCTCAACTTCAGAAAGTTCCCAAGAGATCCATCTATGAAGAATCCTTGGGACGTACCAACAGACCCTTCTTCTATCAAGAACGGTTACCTCAAATACCCATTTGCAAAGCCAGAAGATTatgatcttgattcttgattaacAGATAGATTCACAAGTCTGTGTT from Camelina sativa cultivar DH55 chromosome 9, Cs, whole genome shotgun sequence encodes:
- the LOC104712631 gene encoding myosin-binding protein 2 isoform X2 is translated as MAANRFATLIHRKTNRITLILVYAFLEWSLIFFILLNSLFSYLILRFADYFGLKRPCLFCSRLDRFFHPSRKSPSPRDLLCDDHALEISNSQQQRFRGGHHTHSKPVVQEESNGGFVEESHKDFLVGGKISSSLCAPIESDLGIVDYPIGDEGQVYNGLKFPRSIFVLEQEDDDKNTGSVNLNHSETEEKIEEEEDDDIDEEFSCYVSSYDCNKEVITVEEKVEEEEEEEEEDGNKVDLAVEVETSESAPKQNLEFYIDEEDCHLIPVEFYKPSDEVREISDINGDFILDFGAEPEFTAEEEVEKEEVIITAANESKAEEEEEVIITAADKSKAEDAVTTNLGPSTDDSLQMHNDDDDNDNETETDAEVSIGTEIPDHEQLGDVTSQQQLNPNDDVDNDHEEEDTLEFRTITNINEERFRETPPLLERSHSLHNAMFHLERRTESVDGIECSEGGVVLTVDKLKLELQEERKALTALYEELEEERNASAIAANETMAMINRLHEEKSAMQMEALQYQRMMEEQAEFDQEALQLLNELMVNREKENAELEKELEVYRKRLEEFEAKEKMGMLRRRMRDSSVDSYRNNGESDENNNNGEVHHDHKNVEGVSDWKYSDSEMENTPVDDVVLRLDECLDDYEGERLSILGRLKFLEEKLTDLNNEEDGEEVKTFENGNGHFHGKETNGKHRVIKSKRLLPLFDAVDGELQENGLGNGNHHENGIDESESGENVTIEEDVDELYKRLEALEADREFLRHCVGSLKKGDKGVHLLHEILQHLRDLRNIDLNRVKENGDMSF
- the LOC104712631 gene encoding myosin-binding protein 2 isoform X1; this encodes MAANRFATLIHRKTNRITLILVYAFLEWSLIFFILLNSLFSYLILRFADYFGLKRPCLFCSRLDRFFHPSRKSPSPRDLLCDDHALEISNSQQQRFRGGHHTHSKPVVQEESNGGFVEESHKDFLVGGKISSSLCAPIESDLGIVDYPIGDEGQVYNGLKFPRSIFVLEQEDDDKNTGSVNLNHSETEEKIEEEEDDDIDEEFSCYVSSYDCNKEVITVEEKVEEEEEEEEEDGNKVDLAVEVETSESAPKQNLEFYIDEEDCHLIPVEFYKPSDEVREISDINGDFILDFGAEPEFTAEEEVEKEEVIITAANESKAEEEEEVIITAADKSKAEDAVTTNLGPSTDDSLQMHNDDDDNDNETETDAEVSIGTEIPDHEQLGDVTSQQQLNPNDDVDNDHDETEEEDTLEFRTITNINEERFRETPPLLERSHSLHNAMFHLERRTESVDGIECSEGGVVLTVDKLKLELQEERKALTALYEELEEERNASAIAANETMAMINRLHEEKSAMQMEALQYQRMMEEQAEFDQEALQLLNELMVNREKENAELEKELEVYRKRLEEFEAKEKMGMLRRRMRDSSVDSYRNNGESDENNNNGEVHHDHKNVEGVSDWKYSDSEMENTPVDDVVLRLDECLDDYEGERLSILGRLKFLEEKLTDLNNEEDGEEVKTFENGNGHFHGKETNGKHRVIKSKRLLPLFDAVDGELQENGLGNGNHHENGIDESESGENVTIEEDVDELYKRLEALEADREFLRHCVGSLKKGDKGVHLLHEILQHLRDLRNIDLNRVKENGDMSF
- the LOC104712632 gene encoding NAD(P)H-quinone oxidoreductase subunit L, chloroplastic; amino-acid sequence: MSRCGSLGLCAPNALSSLSLKPRSVKSTLCISSHSKANDALHHNVAKMRAKAGDFFGAKKTILAAQLGTVLATIDHPALAITGVNNQQELSSVVLDIAIISVWYFLVMPPIIMNWLRVRWYRRKFFEMYLQFMFVFLFFPGLLIWAPFLNFRKFPRDPSMKNPWDVPTDPSSIKNGYLKYPFAKPEDYDLDS